The following proteins are co-located in the Acidimicrobiia bacterium genome:
- a CDS encoding ATP-binding cassette domain-containing protein, with protein MIRLDAVSKRYGNGTVAVNELTLDVDAGDIAVLVGPSGCGKTTILRMVNRLIEPTSGRIYLDDEDVTTVDPVGLRRRIGYVIQQVGLFPHQTIATNVATVPRLLGWNRARVEARVDELLAMVGLEPRDFRDRYPAQLSGGQRQRVGVARALAADPPVLLMDEPFGAIDPITRTRLQDEFLRLQSELRKTVVFVTHDIDEAVKMGTRIALLNVGGHLEQYDSPARILGSPATDFVADFVGRDRALKRLQVTTIADVDVEPAPVVAPTTSAPDVAAALDRAGAEVALVVDPARPDDLAVTGRFVDGTAGTHAEPIATIAANASLEAALALVLLGESGQVAVLVDGRPGGVLTMSGIHRSLRRSVDDGAFPASSDDASGTEVDVTDPRVQEGVATRQD; from the coding sequence GTGATCCGGCTCGACGCGGTGAGCAAGCGCTACGGGAACGGCACCGTCGCGGTGAACGAGCTGACCCTCGACGTCGACGCGGGCGACATCGCCGTGCTCGTCGGACCGTCGGGTTGCGGCAAGACGACGATCCTGCGGATGGTCAACCGGCTCATCGAGCCGACGAGCGGGCGCATCTACCTCGACGACGAGGACGTCACGACCGTCGATCCGGTCGGCCTGCGGCGCCGCATCGGCTACGTGATCCAGCAGGTCGGTCTGTTCCCGCACCAGACGATCGCAACGAACGTCGCGACGGTGCCGCGCCTGCTCGGTTGGAACCGCGCGCGCGTCGAGGCGCGCGTCGACGAGCTGCTCGCGATGGTCGGCCTCGAACCGCGCGACTTCCGCGATCGCTATCCGGCACAGCTCTCCGGCGGTCAGCGCCAGCGGGTCGGCGTCGCGCGCGCACTCGCCGCCGATCCCCCCGTCCTGTTGATGGACGAGCCGTTCGGTGCGATCGATCCGATCACGCGCACGCGCCTGCAAGACGAGTTCCTGCGGCTGCAATCGGAGCTGCGCAAGACCGTCGTGTTCGTGACGCACGACATCGACGAAGCCGTGAAGATGGGCACTCGCATCGCGCTCCTCAACGTCGGCGGTCATCTCGAGCAGTACGACTCGCCGGCGCGCATCCTCGGCAGTCCCGCGACGGATTTCGTCGCCGACTTCGTCGGTCGTGACCGCGCGTTGAAGCGACTTCAGGTGACGACGATCGCCGACGTCGACGTCGAGCCCGCACCCGTCGTCGCACCCACCACGAGCGCGCCCGACGTCGCCGCCGCGCTCGACCGCGCCGGTGCAGAAGTCGCGCTCGTCGTCGATCCCGCGCGACCCGACGACCTCGCGGTCACCGGCCGCTTCGTCGACGGCACCGCCGGCACCCACGCGGAGCCGATCGCGACGATCGCGGCGAATGCGAGTCTCGAAGCCGCGCTCGCGCTCGTCCTCCTCGGCGAGAGCGGGCAGGTCGCGGTGCTGGTCGACGGCCGTCCGGGCGGAGTCCTCACGATGTCCGGGATCCACCGCTCGCTGCGACGCTCCGTCGACGACGGCGCGTTCCCTGCGTCATCCGACGACGCGTCGGGTACCGAAGTCGACGTGACCGACCCCCGCGTGCAGGAGGGGGTCGCGACGCGACAAGACTGA
- the egtB gene encoding ergothioneine biosynthesis protein EgtB, whose protein sequence is MTTTSNASRPRLASTAELRAELLATYRRVRALTEALACPLSPEDQTVQSMPDVSPTKWHRAHTTWFFETFVLTPHVAGYESPDSAYAYLFNSYYEQVGERHPRAERGLLSRPSVGEVGAYRRHVDAAMDEMFATADDDVFACVAHIVETGCHHEQQHQELLLMDIKHVLSCNPLAPRYDVRAPFGVHGGARDARFVSFDGGPVEVGHHGDAFSFDNETPRHPVLVEPFRLADRLVTVGEWKAFIADGGYTEPTLWLSDGWATVHSQGWIAPLYWHADDGDWTVFTLEGRRRVDDAEPVVHVSHYEADAFARWAGARLPTEFEWEHAAGQCDTAREHELHLHPRAANGSSTLAQLDGEVWQWTASAYLPYPRFAPAAGAIGEYNGKFMSNQMVLRGGACITPPGHTRTTYRNFFPPSARWAFSGVRLAADA, encoded by the coding sequence ATGACGACCACCAGCAACGCGTCCCGTCCTCGTCTCGCGTCGACCGCGGAGCTGCGCGCCGAACTGCTCGCGACGTATCGCCGCGTGCGCGCACTCACCGAAGCCCTCGCGTGTCCGCTCTCTCCCGAGGACCAGACGGTGCAGTCGATGCCCGACGTCAGCCCTACGAAGTGGCACCGGGCCCACACCACCTGGTTCTTCGAGACGTTCGTCCTCACCCCGCACGTCGCGGGGTACGAGTCCCCCGACTCGGCCTACGCCTACCTGTTCAACTCGTACTACGAGCAGGTCGGCGAGCGTCATCCGCGCGCCGAGCGCGGTCTGCTGTCGCGTCCGTCGGTCGGCGAGGTCGGCGCGTACCGCCGTCATGTCGACGCCGCGATGGACGAGATGTTCGCGACGGCGGACGACGACGTGTTCGCGTGCGTCGCGCACATCGTCGAGACCGGGTGTCATCACGAGCAGCAACATCAAGAGCTCCTGCTCATGGACATCAAGCACGTGCTGTCGTGCAACCCGCTCGCCCCGCGCTACGACGTGAGGGCGCCGTTCGGTGTGCACGGCGGCGCGCGCGACGCGCGCTTCGTGAGCTTCGACGGCGGTCCCGTCGAGGTCGGCCACCACGGCGACGCCTTCTCGTTCGACAACGAGACACCGCGCCATCCCGTTCTCGTCGAGCCGTTCCGTCTCGCCGACCGGCTCGTCACCGTCGGCGAATGGAAGGCGTTCATCGCCGACGGCGGCTACACGGAACCGACGCTCTGGCTGTCGGACGGTTGGGCGACCGTGCATTCGCAGGGATGGATCGCGCCGCTCTACTGGCACGCCGACGACGGCGACTGGACCGTGTTCACGCTCGAGGGCCGGCGTCGGGTCGACGACGCCGAACCGGTCGTGCACGTGAGCCACTACGAAGCCGACGCGTTCGCGCGCTGGGCCGGCGCGCGTCTGCCCACCGAGTTCGAGTGGGAGCACGCGGCGGGTCAGTGCGACACCGCGCGCGAACACGAGCTGCACCTGCATCCGCGAGCTGCGAACGGATCGTCGACGCTCGCGCAGCTCGACGGCGAGGTCTGGCAGTGGACCGCGAGTGCCTACCTCCCCTACCCGCGCTTCGCGCCGGCGGCCGGCGCGATCGGTGAGTACAACGGCAAGTTCATGAGCAACCAGATGGTGCTGCGCGGCGGCGCGTGCATCACGCCTCCCGGACACACCCGCACCACCTACCGGAACTTCTTCCCCCCGTCGGCGCGTTGGGCATTCTCCGGCGTCCGCCTCGCCGCCGACGCGTAG
- the egtD gene encoding L-histidine N(alpha)-methyltransferase, translating to MTLTVDVHLEPIDATDALRADARRGLTSVPKELPPKWFYDHRGSLLFDQITRLPEYYPTRTERSILAAHAGDIARVAHADTLVELGSGTSEKTRLLLDALRDSGTLTRFVPFDVSETMLRDAAASVVAEYPGVDVHAVAGDFERHLDRIPRGGRRLVVFLGGTIGNLLPDARARFLAEIASGLGDGDAFLLGTDLVKDPMRLVRAYDDHAGVTAEFNRNVLHVLNRELGADFDVSRFAHLARYDTEHEWIEMNLRSRVGQVVTIPALDLVVPFAAGETMRTEVSAKFRRERVERELAAAGLRLTEWWTDPAGDFALSLSVPS from the coding sequence ATGACGCTCACCGTCGACGTCCATCTCGAGCCCATCGATGCCACCGACGCATTGCGCGCCGACGCCCGGCGCGGCCTCACCTCGGTGCCGAAGGAGCTGCCGCCGAAGTGGTTCTACGACCACCGCGGCTCGCTGCTCTTCGACCAGATCACGCGCCTTCCCGAGTACTACCCGACGCGCACCGAGCGTTCGATCCTCGCCGCGCACGCAGGCGACATCGCGCGCGTCGCGCACGCCGACACGCTCGTCGAGCTCGGATCGGGCACCTCGGAGAAGACCCGGCTGCTGCTCGACGCACTGCGAGATTCCGGAACGCTCACGCGATTCGTTCCCTTCGACGTCAGCGAGACGATGCTGCGCGACGCGGCGGCGTCCGTCGTCGCGGAGTATCCCGGCGTCGACGTGCACGCGGTCGCGGGCGACTTCGAGCGTCATCTCGATCGCATCCCGCGCGGTGGCCGCCGGCTCGTCGTGTTCCTCGGCGGCACGATCGGCAACCTGCTGCCCGACGCGCGCGCACGCTTCCTGGCCGAGATCGCGTCCGGCCTCGGTGACGGCGACGCGTTCCTGCTCGGTACCGATCTCGTCAAGGACCCGATGCGGCTCGTGCGGGCGTACGACGACCACGCCGGGGTCACCGCCGAGTTCAACCGCAACGTGTTGCACGTCCTCAACCGCGAGCTCGGCGCCGACTTCGACGTCAGCCGCTTCGCGCACCTGGCGCGCTACGACACCGAGCACGAGTGGATCGAGATGAACCTCCGCTCGCGCGTCGGGCAGGTCGTCACGATTCCGGCGCTCGATCTCGTCGTGCCCTTCGCGGCGGGCGAGACGATGCGCACCGAGGTCAGCGCGAAGTTCCGCCGCGAGCGAGTCGAGCGCGAGCTCGCGGCGGCAGGGCTGCGACTCACCGAGTGGTGGACGGATCCCGCGGGCGACTTCGCGCTCTCGCTGTCGGTTCCGAGCTAG
- a CDS encoding aminotransferase class V-fold PLP-dependent enzyme, with product MTSLDVRHRFPGLADGWVRFDGPAGTLPVDTSIAAMQDYLTSPAPANVGGTFAASEQTTAMVAEVREEVGRFLGAAGEQVIFGASSTALVFHYTRSLARTWNGGERIVCTQLDHDSNITPWVFAARDAGAEVALLPVDPRDGTLDLADLERELARGGVAWVALTGASNLSGFAPDLRTAVRLTHDAGARLHVDAVARAPHLPTDVNGWGIDSLVTSPYKWYGPHAGVLVLQPELLRGVEPYRVRPADYDGPERWETGTGQFEVMAGVGGAAKFMNEQPWPAVTASEAALLERLEHGLRAVPGVTVYGPPNAEGRAPTTIFNVGERAALSVAEELGRRRIAVWSGDNYACELIDALGLRARGGVVRAGVVRHTNEDDVDALLAAIAEIAGTS from the coding sequence ATGACCTCGCTCGACGTGCGGCACCGCTTCCCGGGCCTGGCCGACGGTTGGGTGCGCTTCGACGGACCGGCCGGAACCCTGCCGGTCGACACCTCGATCGCGGCGATGCAGGACTACCTGACGAGCCCTGCGCCCGCGAACGTCGGCGGCACCTTCGCCGCGAGCGAGCAGACGACGGCGATGGTGGCCGAGGTGCGCGAGGAGGTCGGGCGGTTCCTCGGTGCCGCGGGCGAGCAGGTGATCTTCGGCGCGAGCTCGACCGCGCTGGTGTTCCACTACACGCGCTCGCTCGCACGCACGTGGAACGGCGGCGAGCGGATCGTGTGCACGCAGCTCGATCACGACTCGAACATCACCCCTTGGGTGTTCGCGGCGCGCGACGCGGGCGCCGAGGTCGCGCTCCTGCCCGTCGATCCGCGCGATGGCACGCTCGATCTCGCCGACCTCGAGCGCGAGCTCGCCCGCGGCGGCGTGGCATGGGTCGCGCTCACCGGCGCGTCGAACCTCAGCGGCTTTGCTCCGGACCTGCGCACCGCGGTGCGGCTCACGCACGACGCGGGCGCGCGTCTCCATGTCGACGCGGTCGCGCGTGCACCGCATCTCCCGACCGACGTGAACGGGTGGGGAATCGACTCCCTCGTGACGTCGCCCTACAAGTGGTACGGGCCGCACGCGGGTGTGCTGGTGCTCCAGCCGGAACTGCTGCGCGGCGTCGAGCCCTACCGCGTGCGCCCCGCCGACTACGACGGGCCCGAGCGGTGGGAGACGGGCACAGGCCAGTTCGAGGTGATGGCGGGGGTCGGCGGCGCGGCGAAGTTCATGAACGAGCAGCCGTGGCCGGCGGTGACCGCGTCGGAGGCCGCACTGCTCGAGCGGCTCGAACACGGTCTGCGCGCGGTGCCGGGCGTCACCGTCTACGGACCGCCGAACGCCGAAGGGCGCGCGCCGACGACGATCTTCAACGTCGGCGAGCGCGCGGCGCTCTCGGTTGCGGAGGAGCTTGGTCGGCGGCGCATCGCGGTGTGGAGCGGTGACAACTACGCGTGCGAACTGATCGACGCGCTCGGTCTGCGGGCGCGCGGCGGCGTCGTGCGCGCGGGCGTCGTGCGCCACACGAACGAAGACGACGTCGACGCGCTGCTCGCCGCGATCGCGGAGATCGCGGGAACCTCGTAG
- the sufC gene encoding Fe-S cluster assembly ATPase SufC — MAPPILALDDLHVRVAEREILRGVSLAVGPGEIHALMGPNGSGKSTLASTLMASPAYEVTAGRILLKGEDVTALPANERAARGLFLGFQHPEAIPGVSVLNFLRQAMATRKGIDDFSVLEVRMNLLDWAKRLGMDLRFTERYLNEGFSGGEKKRNEILQMALLQPDVAVLDETDSGLDIDALGIVSRGIEEVRKDRPELGILLITHYQRILEHLVPDHVHVLLDGRVVANGGPELARTVENEGFDAFRAAAGAK, encoded by the coding sequence ATGGCGCCGCCCATCCTCGCCCTCGACGACCTCCACGTGCGCGTGGCCGAGCGGGAGATCCTCCGGGGTGTCTCGCTCGCGGTCGGACCCGGCGAGATCCACGCCCTGATGGGGCCGAACGGTTCGGGCAAGTCGACGCTGGCGAGCACGCTGATGGCGAGCCCGGCCTACGAGGTCACCGCCGGCCGCATCCTGCTGAAGGGCGAGGACGTGACCGCCCTGCCCGCCAACGAGCGGGCGGCCCGCGGTCTCTTCCTCGGCTTCCAGCACCCCGAGGCGATCCCCGGCGTGTCGGTCCTCAACTTCCTGCGCCAGGCGATGGCGACCCGCAAGGGCATCGACGACTTCTCGGTGCTCGAGGTCCGCATGAACCTGCTCGACTGGGCCAAGCGGCTCGGGATGGACCTGCGCTTCACCGAGCGCTACCTGAACGAAGGGTTCTCGGGCGGCGAGAAGAAGCGCAACGAGATCCTCCAGATGGCGCTCCTCCAGCCCGATGTCGCGGTGCTCGACGAGACCGACTCCGGTCTCGACATCGATGCGCTCGGCATCGTGAGCCGCGGCATCGAAGAGGTGCGCAAGGACCGGCCCGAGCTCGGCATCCTGCTGATCACGCACTATCAGCGCATCCTCGAGCACCTCGTGCCCGACCACGTGCACGTGCTGCTCGACGGCCGCGTCGTCGCCAACGGGGGACCCGAGCTCGCGCGTACCGTCGAGAACGAAGGTTTCGACGCCTTCCGCGCCGCGGCGGGTGCGAAATGA
- a CDS encoding SufS family cysteine desulfurase, with the protein MSAVLDVARIKRDFPILRREVAGKRLVYLDSASSSQKPESVLAAMDDCYRNYYANIHRGVYTIAEESTAAFEAARARVASFINAPKSRDVVFVRNATEAINLVAYSWGRANLHEGDVVVLSHMEHHANVVPWHILAAERGIELRWIPMTADYQLDLTDLDRLLDGASLLGISAMSNVLGTINDIRFLADAAHARDALVLVDACQFVPHAPTDVQAWDADFVAFSAHKMLGPSGIGALWGREELLDAMPPFLGGGEMIRDVRLDGFTTNELPWKFEAGTQAIAEAVGFAAAIDYLEQLGMPAVREHEMRLTRYMLDGLREHFPDSLKVYGPLDISVRGGAVSFLFDGIHAHDVSQVLDGDAVCVRAGHHCAKPLMRELGVPATTRASTYVYNDEADVDALVESLGRAQQFFTG; encoded by the coding sequence ATGAGCGCAGTTCTCGACGTCGCGCGCATCAAGCGCGACTTCCCGATCCTCCGGCGCGAGGTCGCGGGCAAGCGGCTCGTGTACCTCGACTCCGCGTCGTCGTCGCAGAAGCCCGAGTCGGTGCTCGCGGCGATGGACGACTGCTACCGGAACTACTACGCGAACATCCATCGCGGCGTCTACACGATCGCGGAGGAGTCGACCGCCGCGTTCGAAGCCGCCCGTGCGCGCGTCGCGTCGTTCATCAACGCACCGAAGTCGCGCGACGTCGTGTTCGTCCGCAACGCGACCGAGGCGATCAACCTCGTCGCGTACAGCTGGGGGCGCGCCAACCTGCACGAAGGCGACGTCGTCGTGCTCAGCCACATGGAACACCACGCGAACGTGGTGCCGTGGCACATCCTGGCCGCCGAGCGCGGCATCGAGCTGCGGTGGATCCCGATGACCGCCGACTACCAGCTCGATCTGACCGACCTCGACCGCCTGCTCGACGGCGCGTCGTTGCTCGGCATCTCCGCGATGTCGAACGTGCTCGGCACCATCAACGACATTCGGTTCCTCGCCGACGCCGCCCACGCGCGCGATGCGCTCGTGCTCGTCGACGCGTGCCAGTTCGTGCCGCACGCGCCCACCGACGTGCAGGCGTGGGACGCCGATTTCGTTGCGTTCTCGGCGCACAAGATGCTCGGGCCGAGCGGAATCGGCGCGCTGTGGGGTCGCGAGGAGCTGCTCGACGCGATGCCGCCGTTCCTCGGTGGCGGCGAGATGATCCGCGACGTTCGCCTCGACGGCTTCACGACGAACGAGCTGCCGTGGAAGTTCGAGGCCGGCACGCAGGCGATCGCCGAAGCGGTCGGCTTCGCGGCGGCGATCGACTACCTCGAGCAGCTCGGGATGCCGGCCGTACGCGAGCACGAGATGCGGCTCACGCGCTACATGCTCGACGGCCTGCGCGAGCACTTCCCCGACTCGCTCAAGGTGTACGGACCGCTCGACATCTCGGTGCGCGGCGGCGCCGTGTCGTTCCTGTTCGACGGCATCCACGCGCACGACGTGAGCCAGGTGCTCGACGGCGATGCCGTGTGCGTGCGGGCCGGCCACCACTGCGCCAAGCCGCTCATGCGGGAGCTCGGCGTGCCGGCGACGACCCGGGCCTCGACGTACGTCTACAACGACGAAGCCGACGTCGACGCGCTCGTCGAGTCGCTCGGACGAGCCCAACAATTCTTCACGGGATGA
- a CDS encoding SUF system NifU family Fe-S cluster assembly protein, with the protein MPGLEDLYREIILDHYRSPRNRGELPVPPARKVEGFNPLCGDEVVLYVEIDPETDTVRDVKISGQGCSISQASTSMMSAAVKGKSIDEARKLIRAFKAMMSIHESKLEGESDGSDLAADLEGVRLGDLEALQGVVKFPVRIKCATLGWNTFQQALDQ; encoded by the coding sequence ATGCCGGGCCTCGAAGACCTCTATCGAGAGATCATTCTCGACCATTACCGTTCGCCGCGAAACCGCGGTGAGCTGCCGGTACCGCCGGCGCGCAAGGTCGAGGGCTTCAACCCGCTGTGCGGCGACGAGGTCGTGCTCTACGTCGAGATCGACCCCGAGACCGACACGGTGCGCGACGTGAAGATCTCGGGTCAGGGTTGCTCGATCTCACAGGCCTCGACGTCGATGATGAGCGCGGCCGTGAAGGGCAAGTCGATCGACGAGGCGCGCAAGCTGATCCGCGCGTTCAAGGCGATGATGTCGATCCACGAGTCGAAGCTCGAAGGCGAGAGCGACGGCTCCGATCTCGCGGCCGACCTCGAAGGTGTACGGCTCGGCGATCTCGAGGCGTTGCAGGGCGTCGTGAAGTTCCCGGTGCGCATCAAGTGCGCGACCCTCGGTTGGAACACCTTCCAGCAGGCTCTCGACCAATGA